The Cloacibacillus sp. An23 genomic interval CGGCATGGCGGTCATCATAATATGCCACAATCTCCATCAGGTCTTCGGCGTCGCGGATTCCGTCAGCGTCATGCGGCACGGCAGGATTCTGCGGACGGCGCGCACGTCTGAGACTTCGCGGGAAGACGTCGAACGCATGATAATGGAAGCGGACTATGTCGATTGACGGATTTCATAAATTTTTGAAGCGCGGCGGCGCGGAGGGGGCTTTTCAGCCGCTTCTGCTGCTCGTTGCGCTCGCGGTGATGGTGCTGGTCCTCAGCCTTTATTCGGACTTTTTCATGACGCGGCGCAACTGGCTGAACATACTGGACAACCACATGTCGCACCAGCTTCTGCTCGCGATAGGCATGACCTTCGTAATTTCGTCGGGCGGCATAGATCTGTCGTCCGGGGCGATACTCGCGCTCTCGGGCATCGTGCTCGCCTGCGCGCTCGGGGCCGGGGCCGGCGTGCCGCTCGCCGTCGCGGCGGCGCTCCTGTCCGCCGCGGCCATGGGCGCGTTCAACGGCCTGCTCGCCGCGAACTTTACGATAAACCCGCTCATCATCACGCTGGGCACGGCGTCGCTCTTCCGCGGCCTCGCGATAATCATAACGGGCGGCACGCCGATTTACGGCCTGCCGAAGGAATTTCTCGCGCTGACGCAGCCGTTTTTGTCCGTCCCGACGCCGGTCTGGATCTCCGCCGCCGCGCTCGTCCTCGCTCTCGTCGCGCTGAACTGCACGAAATGGGGGCTCTACACGCTCGCAGTCGGAAGCAACTGCGAGGCTCTGCGCCGCCTCGGCGTCAACGTCGCGGCGCACAAGGTCTCCGTCTACGCGGTCAGCGGCTTCCTCGCGGGGCTCGCGTCGCTGATAGTCGCGGCGCGCCTCTCCACGGCGGAGGCGACGGCGGGCGTTGGGATGGAAATGAGCGCGATAACGGCGGTCGTCATGGGCGGCACGCTGCTGAAGGGCGGCCGCGGCACGATTGCCGGGACGGCTGTCGCCTGCCTCATGCTGTCCGTGATACGCAACGGGCTGACGATGCTCAGCGTCAACGCCCATTATCAGGAATTTATCATCGGAGCGTTGCTCCTGGCGGCGGTGATAGCGACGGAGCTGAGACACAAAAAGCGCGCCGCCGCGGGAGCGCCGAAGATGAGAGAGAAAAAATAAAAAACGGGAGGAATTTTGCAATGGATGCGATGAAGAGATTCACGGCGGCGGCGCTGGCCCTCGTCACGGCGCTCGGCCTCGCGGCCGGCAGCGCGCAGGCGGCGCAG includes:
- a CDS encoding ABC transporter permease, whose product is MSIDGFHKFLKRGGAEGAFQPLLLLVALAVMVLVLSLYSDFFMTRRNWLNILDNHMSHQLLLAIGMTFVISSGGIDLSSGAILALSGIVLACALGAGAGVPLAVAAALLSAAAMGAFNGLLAANFTINPLIITLGTASLFRGLAIIITGGTPIYGLPKEFLALTQPFLSVPTPVWISAAALVLALVALNCTKWGLYTLAVGSNCEALRRLGVNVAAHKVSVYAVSGFLAGLASLIVAARLSTAEATAGVGMEMSAITAVVMGGTLLKGGRGTIAGTAVACLMLSVIRNGLTMLSVNAHYQEFIIGALLLAAVIATELRHKKRAAAGAPKMREKK